The genomic DNA TGACCGTCACGTACCAACAGTGGTGCGGTGAGTTGTCGTTTGCGCATGCACCTTGTTCCCAGGGGTGGCTTGTCCGACCGTCATTGCATTCTCGGCCGAGGGCTACGTCAACAGTCGACCCGCCTGCGACGTGGCCGTGACGAGACAGCACGATGACATTCGGTTCCTGAATACCTCGGACGAGTCAATCGACTTGTCGTATCTGTCGCGCCCAGTTTATGGCATCGTCATCCGCCGGGAGCGTACTACGCCCGTTGATGCGATAACGTTCGCCTAGCTCCGCCAGCGTAAGTTCATCCGCATCAGCGATCCAGCCGCGGGCGAGCGAGAGGCGATCACTGTAGCCAGGCAACAGGATGCGCCAGTCCCATCGCCGCGTCGGCTCGTTGATGGTGCGCAGGTGCCACGCCAGGTTGGTGGCACAGGTGCTGTGCAGCGTGCGGTAGAACGCCGGGCTCTCAGCCAGTGTCTCGGCGCGCTCGAGCATGCTCGTCAGCAGCACCCGCGCCTGCGCGGGATTGACGGCCATGGGATAGATATGCACGTCGTTGCCGCGCACATTCGCCCGTGGATCGCATGGGCGTGTCCGCCCAGCGCGGGCATCCCGCCCACCAGGGCATAGTCTACGCGGCACCGCTCGAAGGCGGGTCGCTTGATGCTCATGTGGCGTCGATCGAAGCCGAGGGTGGCGTGGTCAGCCGTCAACCGGTCGACGTCGACGGCCACGCCGCCATCGAACTGCTGACCCAAGGCACCTTCCACGTATACGATCTCTA from Phycisphaerales bacterium AB-hyl4 includes the following:
- a CDS encoding DUF4105 domain-containing protein → MPRRLCPGGRDARAGRTRPCDPRANVRGNDVHIYPMAVNPAQARVLLTSMLERAETLAESPAFYRTLHSTCATNLAWHLRTINEPTRRWDWRILLPGYSDRLSLARGWIADADELTLAELGERYRINGRSTLPADDDAINWARQIRQVD